One window from the genome of Amycolatopsis sp. NBC_01480 encodes:
- a CDS encoding DUF4267 domain-containing protein has protein sequence MLVTAYVLAGLVGLGIIYVGLSYLFAPEKTARGFGLATIPTGTPAFFQIKGVRDLGTGLVVGAAMLAGGPHVVGWVLLAEVFIPVGDMLIILRHKGKRAVAFGVHGLTAAVMVVTTLLLMLG, from the coding sequence ATGCTCGTCACCGCTTACGTGCTCGCCGGCCTCGTCGGGCTCGGGATCATCTACGTTGGCCTCAGCTACCTGTTCGCACCGGAGAAGACGGCCAGAGGCTTCGGCCTGGCCACGATCCCGACCGGCACCCCGGCGTTCTTCCAGATCAAGGGCGTGCGCGACCTCGGGACCGGGCTCGTGGTGGGCGCGGCCATGCTGGCGGGCGGCCCGCACGTGGTCGGCTGGGTCCTGCTCGCCGAGGTCTTCATCCCGGTCGGCGACATGCTGATCATCTTGCGGCACAAGGGAAAGCGCGCCGTGGCGTTCGGCGTCCACGGGCTGACCGCCGCGGTGATGGTCGTGACCACCCTGCTGCTGATGCTCGGCTGA
- the cmk gene encoding (d)CMP kinase, producing MVALDGPSGTGKTTVARKLAARLGAGYLDTGAMYRIVTLAVLRAGDDPADSDAVGHRAHEADFTIGTTPDHPELRLAGEDVAADIRGPEVTQAVSAVSAVPQVRELLVSRQRRIIADVLAETGGIVVEGRDIGTVVAPESPLKVYLTASADVRAARRSGQDSAAGRQSSVEAARESVERRDHLDSTRATSPLRAAEDAVPVDTSELTIDQVIVALAELACRRGLLDGCAAEAESASVTENAAGASETARTTEAAGAPEVNGAEVAR from the coding sequence GTGGTGGCGCTGGACGGCCCGTCGGGAACCGGCAAGACCACGGTCGCGCGCAAGCTCGCCGCCCGGCTCGGCGCGGGTTACCTCGACACCGGCGCGATGTACCGCATCGTGACGCTCGCGGTGCTGCGGGCCGGGGACGACCCGGCCGACTCCGACGCCGTCGGCCACCGCGCGCACGAAGCCGACTTCACCATCGGCACCACCCCCGACCACCCGGAGCTGCGGCTGGCCGGCGAGGACGTCGCCGCCGACATCCGCGGGCCCGAGGTCACACAGGCGGTTTCGGCCGTCTCGGCGGTGCCGCAGGTACGGGAGCTGCTCGTTTCGCGCCAGCGCCGGATCATCGCCGACGTGCTCGCCGAGACCGGCGGCATCGTGGTGGAGGGCCGGGACATCGGCACGGTCGTCGCGCCCGAGTCGCCGCTGAAGGTGTACCTCACCGCCTCCGCCGACGTCCGCGCCGCGCGCCGCAGCGGCCAGGACAGCGCCGCCGGGCGGCAGTCCTCGGTCGAGGCCGCGCGCGAGTCCGTGGAGCGCCGCGACCACCTCGACTCGACGCGCGCGACGTCGCCGCTGCGCGCGGCCGAGGACGCGGTGCCGGTCGACACCTCGGAGCTGACCATCGACCAGGTGATCGTGGCGCTGGCCGAACTGGCCTGCCGCCGCGGCCTCCTCGACGGCTGCGCGGCCGAGGCCGAAAGCGCCTCTGTGACCGAGAATGCCGCTGGGGCAAGCGAAACTGCCAGGACCACCGAAGCCGCCGGGGCCCCCGAGGTCAACGGGGCCGAGGTCGCGCGGTGA